The sequence CTCATGGAGCTTGCTATTTGTATTGGGCGGTGGAGTATGGGACTTATCAGTCCTAGGCCTATTCGAATCCTGGTTGTTCTCGATGCGGCTGCCGCCGCTATTGCAGGGGGGTATCTCTGGTTGGGTAGGTCCGGTATCCAAAGGTAGTCCAGTTTTGAAGCTTCAGCTGTGAGGCTCTTTGCGACGGCAGTATCGAGTGTGTCCTCAATATTTATGCTGATTCCAAACTTCAGAGGCCGCCCTCCAAGCTTCAGTCACCTTCTCTATGGCTTCTCTAGGGTTTCTACCGTATGGTGGTCCGAAGACGATTTCGTCGACACCGACCCTTGAATACTCCAGAAACCTATCACATATCTTATCGGCGGATCCACTTATGCAAAGATGCTCCATCAACACTTCAGGTACATGTTCAGATGCAGCCTCAATCCCTGAGGTTGCTAACCTACTCCTTATCTCTTCAACCATTTCCATTTGTATCCCTGCCCGCTCAAGGACTGTGTCTGGTGTGTCGGCTGCAACTATCGCAACTGTCTTCTTTGCAAGGTCGAGGTCACCTTTACTCTGGACCATTATGGTGGGAAGCCATAGTACGAATGTGAATCTGGATCTTCGCTCGGCCAACCTTCCAGATATGGATCTCACGGTGTCCTCGATGTACTTTTTAGGTCCGCTCAAGATGAGGCCATCAGCCAGGTCTGCCGCAAGCCTGAGCATCCTAGGTCCTCTCGCACCCACAAATATTGGTATCTCGCCGTCGACATGGTATTTTAACCTGTAATCTGTGAGGCCTAGCCTAGGGTTGGTAACCTTCTCTCCCCTCCAGATGGCCCTCAGCAGATTGATATTTTCCTCCATCAACTTAGCTGGCTTCTCAACCTTTAAGCCCATCAGGGTCAAATCTTGTAGGCCTCCTACACCTAGACCAAACCTGAATCTTGGAGATATCTCCGTCAGGGTCGCAGCGGCCCTCGCTACGGTTGTGGGGTTTCTGATGAGGGGACTTGTGACCCCTATCCCAACTATGACTCTCTCTGTCTCAAGAAGTATTATTCCTGTGAGGGTGAAGATATCTTGAAGTTTACCTATGTCTTCACCTACCCATACACCATATACTCCGATCCGGTCGAGTATATCTGTGAGCCACTTGACCATGCCTGTTGATATGCTTGTTGTGAGGCCTAGGCTCAGGTTCACCTCAGCCAACCCCGCTCAATATGAGTAGGCCTCAAGGGGGTTGTGTATAATGGTCATCAGGGTCTTCCAAGCCTCCTCGAAACTTTCAAAGTATAGCCACCGGTCATTGCCTGCAGGCATGTATGCTCCTATCTTAGGATCATATACTCTGTCGCATAGGTTGAAGACGTATCTCCCATTCGATTTTGATATGAATATGAACCCTCCCCCCTCCAGACCCTCGATGCTGCCTCTGACCCTTATACCCTCATCCTGATCCATCGCCTCCATTAGAGTCGCTAACTCTTCTAAGCTCTCTATCTTATGTTCAGTGTAGGCGGGTGTCTCTCCTCCACTTACTCTCGACTTTTGACCTATCGATCCAGACTCCATTCATAGTTCACTTCAAGGTTCGGAGGGTTTTATCAGGCTCGTCCGATTGTTTCTGGATGGTTTTGGTGTTTTGTTTATTCGTGTTTTTCCTGTCACAATCCAGATTTATGGAAGAATCTCACCATGTGAGTATTTTTTGCTGTTGAAGTTTATGGTCGACGCCTGGCCCCTCAATTTTTTATTTAGAATCCGGTTGCCGGTTATAGGCTTACCGGTACTGGTGGATGGATCAATCCCTATAGTCTGAAACCGAGAGTCGAGCATAATCATTGAATTTTAAGGTTTTTAACCTCGTATTGAGATTTTCCTTTGACAGTTGGTGTATTTCGACACTCTCTTCCCCAGGTTTCAGTCAAATACTTCATAACCTCCCCATCGGTCAGGTCATACCACTTCTTATAGGCGTCTGCAACAGCGTAGAATGGGCCTGTTCTCACGTTCAGGCAGTAAACTTCATCTACATGCTTAGATATGAGGTTCAGCGCCTCATCGTGTGCTGTTGGAACCGCGACCGTAACATGTTTGGGATTTTGCTTCTTCACTGAGATGATGGCTGCAAGCATAGTGTAACCTGAGGCGAGACCGTCGTCTACAATGATAATCTCCCTACCCGTCAGATCTGGTGGAGCTCTGCCGGCACGAAACTTTTCCTCTCTTATTCTGATCTCCTTCAACCTATCCTCTGCTAAAAGTTTGGTCATCTTTTGTGTCAGACCCAGGTCTTGGACGAGTATGGTGTTCAAAACTATCGTGCCGTCAAGGGCCACCGCGCCGAATCCAGCCTCAGGATTTCCTGGGATAGGGATCTTGCGTACAAGGATTATGTCTAGGGAGGCCCCGAGCCTCTTTGAGAGGCAATATCCTACTGGAACACCTCCTGAAGGGATGGCTAGAACTATTGGTTTATCGTCTCTTTCCCCTATCATATCGGCGAGGAGGCTGCCAGCCTCACATCTGTCCCTGAATATGTGGATCTTAGATCTCAGTGAAGGGTCTTCAACAATACGTGTCAGGTCGATTTCAACCCCTGAGTTTTCAGGAGACGCCTAAATAATAGGTAAAGTAGATTCATGAAATATTACTTGCTGACCTCGGATGATCAGCCTTAATAATATTTTTATTCCGACGGCGACGTACCAGCTCGCCATTCTTTATGTATGGAGTGGGCGACCCATACGGTTACATCATAAATTGGGCTTGTGAATGGTTGGGTGGCCTGGACAGGAGTGTTTAAAAGTTTGAAGATTCAGAATTAGTCGGCGGAGTTGGCGGCCATAGTTGGGGGCAAGGACCCGTACCCATTCCGAACACGGAAGTGAATCCCCCAAGCGATTCAGGCTGTAGTGTTGTGCGAAAGCCTACGCGAAGCCTGGATAGCTGCCAACTCCACTGGTAAACTAGATCAAGCGTCTCCATGAAAGATTTATAACAATCTCCAAATGCTTGTAATGAACAATTCAACCTGGGGAAAATGTTCTTGACGATGTTCCTCTTCCTCTTCGGCTCAGGAGCCTCGGACGGCTCTTCGGTAGGAACTCTCATCTCAACCCTTATGTACCTGTCATTCATTCTCTTCATTCTATTCGGCCAGAAGATTCAGCTCTGGACAATGTTATGGAATATGAGTGGCGCTCTGAAGAAGCTCGAGTTTATGAGCAGTGAAGCCAAGGCCTTAACTGTAAAGACCATCAAGGAGATAGGTAGGTCAAAAGAGGATCCGTCTCCTAGACTGAATATTCTCCTCGAACACTTCCTCATATCTCCAGTAGATATG is a genomic window of Candidatus Bathyarchaeota archaeon containing:
- a CDS encoding LLM class flavin-dependent oxidoreductase, encoding MAEVNLSLGLTTSISTGMVKWLTDILDRIGVYGVWVGEDIGKLQDIFTLTGIILLETERVIVGIGVTSPLIRNPTTVARAAATLTEISPRFRFGLGVGGLQDLTLMGLKVEKPAKLMEENINLLRAIWRGEKVTNPRLGLTDYRLKYHVDGEIPIFVGARGPRMLRLAADLADGLILSGPKKYIEDTVRSISGRLAERRSRFTFVLWLPTIMVQSKGDLDLAKKTVAIVAADTPDTVLERAGIQMEMVEEIRSRLATSGIEAASEHVPEVLMEHLCISGSADKICDRFLEYSRVGVDEIVFGPPYGRNPREAIEKVTEAWRAASEVWNQHKY
- a CDS encoding phosphoribosyltransferase, with the protein product MIGERDDKPIVLAIPSGGVPVGYCLSKRLGASLDIILVRKIPIPGNPEAGFGAVALDGTIVLNTILVQDLGLTQKMTKLLAEDRLKEIRIREEKFRAGRAPPDLTGREIIIVDDGLASGYTMLAAIISVKKQNPKHVTVAVPTAHDEALNLISKHVDEVYCLNVRTGPFYAVADAYKKWYDLTDGEVMKYLTETWGRECRNTPTVKGKSQYEVKNLKIQ